The segment TTCGGTGCGGTCGCGCAGGGTGGCGACGGCCCCGCCGTCGGCCGTGGGCATCCGGTTGGCGACCAGGACGCGCGGGCCCTGGACGGTCAGCAGGTCGCGGCCGGTGACGCGGCCCGCCAGGACGTCGCTGGTGCGGCCGGCGCCGAGGACCTCGTCCAGGGGGCGGCCGGCCAGGGCGTCCGCGCGGTCCTGGTCGAGGCCCAGCAGCCGGGCCGCCTCGTCGTTGACGAGGCGTACCCGGTCGTCGTGGTCGAGGGCGATCACGCCCTCGCGGATGGAGTGCAGCATCGCCTCGCGTTCCGCGAGGAGGCCGGCGATGTCGGAGAAGGCCAGGTCCCGGGTCTGCCGTTGGATCCGGCGGGAGAGGAGGAAGGCGGCGAGCGCGCCGGCGGCCAGAGCGCCGCCGGCGTAGGCGAGGAGGCCGGGGATGGCGCCGAGCAGCCGGTCGCGCACGCTGTCGTAGGCGATGCCGACGGAGACGGCTCCCACGATCTCTCCGTCGGCGGCGACGAGGGGGACCTTGCCGCGGGCGGAGCGGCCGAGGGTGCCCTGGTCGATCTCCATCACCTCATGGCCGGCGAGGACGTCGGCCGGGTCGGTGGAGACGGGCAGTCCGATGCGGTCGGGGCTGGGGTGGGAGCGGCGGATCCCCTTCAGGTCGAGGACGACGACGTACTCGGCTCCGGTCGCGCGGCGGATCCGCTCGGCCGCGGCCTGGACGGGGCTGTCGGCGGCGGGCCCCGACGCGAGCAGGCCGGCGGCCAGGGCGGGGTCCGCCGCCGCGCTCTGCGCGATGGCCAGTGCGCGCCGCATCGCCTGGTCGTCCAGCTGGTGGCTCAGGGGCGCCAGGAAGAGCCCCGTGGCCAGGACGAGGACCCCGGCGGCGATGGCCAGCTGGGTGAGCAGGATCTGCGAGACGGCGCGTCGGGGCAGGCCGAGGCGCCGGACGCGCAGGGGGAGGAACCGCATGACTGGTAACCGTAGGTCGGCGGGCGCGGAAGCGGAACGGCCGTCGCTCAGGTCCCCCCGGGCAGTCACCGACCGTGAACGGGCCGCAGTCCGGTCACCGCCGGGCCGCACCCCGGGCCCGCTGCGGGGGACCAGGTGCCGGATAGCTCCTGAACGTCCAGCAGGGATGGGGATGACGATCAGGAAGGGGGCGGAGGTGGTTCTCTGTCTTTTGGCAGAGGGGTGGATCGGCCGTGAGGCGCATGCCATCGCCGGTTGCGGAATCGATACTGGTCAGCGTGGTGAGCTCTCCGTTCCGTGTCCGTCGTCCGCTCCGGGGTCCCGTGCGCGCGGTGGCGGAGACGGGCTGGGTGCTGCTCGCCGGGCTCGGAGTGTGGGCGGTGGTCGGCTCCCTCGGTGTGCTCCCGCGCCCGTACCTCCAGCTGCCCGCGCTGGCCGTCGCCGGGTGCCTGTTCCCGCTGCGGCGCCGCTTCCCGGTGCCCGTCCTCCTCGTCCTCGCTGCGCTGACCGGGGTGGCCTCGTGCGTCGGCCCGGTCAGCGCGGCGACCGCGTACACAGTGGCCCGGCGGACGGTGCGGGCGCGGACGCGGGCCCGGCTGCTGGGCGCGGCGGCCGCCCTGCTGGTGGTGTGCGCGACGCTCTGCGCGCCCTGGCTCGGCCCGGGGCCACTGCCGTACGGGCCGGCGCTCGGGCTGGTCCTGACGCCGACCGCCGTCCTCGTCCCGGGCCTGGTCGGCACCTCGTACGGGCAGCAGCGGCGGCTGGTGCGGGCGCTGCGCGAGCGCGGGGACGCGGCCGAGCGGGCCCGCCGGCTCGCCGACAGCGAGGCCCGCACCCATGAGCGCTCCCGGATCGCCGCCGAGATGCACGACCTGCTGGGGCACCGGCTCAGCCTCATCTCCCTGCACGCGGGCGGCCTGGAGCTGGCCCTGGAGCGCGCCGATCCCGAGCTGCGCGAGGAGGCCGTCCTGGTGCGGCGGACCACCCGGGACGCCCTGCGCGAGCTGCGCCAGGCCCTCGGGGTGCTCGGGCCGCTGGGCCGGGACACCGGGCCGGATGCCCTCACCGACGCCACAGGCACCCGCGCCGACATCGAGGCCCTGGTGGCGGGGTCCCGGGACGGCGGCATCGCCGTACGGCTCGACTGGACGGGTCCGGACCTCGACGCCCGACCGGCGGGGGTGCGGCGGGCGGTGCACCGGGTGGTGCGGGAATCGCTGACCAACGTCCACCGGTACGCCGGCGCGGCGCACGTCGCCGTCACCGTCGCGCACGACGAGGAGACCGTACGGGTCACCGTCCGCAACGGCGCTCCGCCCGCCGCCTCCGCCCCCGCACGCGCTCTGGGCACCGGCCGCGGCCTCACCGGTCTGCGCGAGCGCGTGGAACTGCTGGGCGGTACCTTCGCCGCCGCCCCGCTGCCGTCCGGCGGCTTCCGGGTGGAGGCCGTCCTGCCCGCCGAACCGGGCGAGGCCCCCGCCCCCAGAAGGGAGGAGGTCCCCGGCGCAGGTGACGGCGCCCCCGCCGAGCCGCCCCCGGCCGAACGCGGCACCGCGCAGGCGCTGACGCTGGCCCTCGGGCTGGCGGGGCTGAGCGTGCTGACGGCCCTCGGGACCCTCTTCGTCTACGCCACCGCCCCGCACCGGGACGCCGGACCCCGCCCGCTGCCCCGGGTCGGGATGACCTACGGCGACGTGATGGGGAGCGGAGTCACCGACAACGCGGCGGTCCGGGCCGCGGCCACCGGCCGTGAACCGCCGCGCCCGCCCGGCACGGCCGGCTGCGTGTACCCGTTCAACGGGGCCACCGAGTCCCGCCCCGGTTCCCTGACCATCGCCCGCTACTGCTTCGACGCCGCGCAACGCCTCGTCGCCATCGACCGCTTCACCGTCCCGTCGGTCCGCGACGCCACACCCTGGGAGATCCCGTGACCGAGTCCGCCGGCCCGATCCGCGTGCTGCTCGCCGACGACGAGGCGATGATCCGGGCCGGGGTGCGCCTGATCCTGCGGCACGCCGACGGCATCGAGGTCGTCGCCGAGGCCCCCGACGGGCGGCAGGCCGTCGAGCTGGCCGCCGTGCACCGCCCGGACGTCGTCCTGCTGGACGTCCGGATGCCGGTCCTCGACGGGCTGGCCGCGATCGCCCCGCTGCTCGCCCTCAACCCGGCGCCGCGCGTGGTGATGCTGACGACCTTCGGCGACGACGACAACGTGGTCCGGGCGCTGCGGGAGGGGGCCGCCGGGTTCCTGCTGAAGGACGAGGGGCCGCAGGAGCTGATCAGCGCCGTCCGGGCGGCCGCCGCCGGGGACGCCGTGCTCTCCCCGGGGGTGACCGGGGCCGTGATCTCCCGGATGCTGACGGCAGGTGGGCCGCACGGCGCCGCGGGCCCGCCCGAGGACGACCGGATCGCCCGGCTGACCGGCAGGGAGCGGGAGGTCCTGGCCATGCTCGGCGAGGGCCTGTCGAACCAGGGCATCGCCGCCCGGCTCGGCATCGGGACCGGCACCGTCAAGACCCATGTGGGCGTCATCCTCGACAAGACCGGCTCGGCGAGCCGGGTCCAGGCGGCGCTGCTGGCCCACCGGACCGGCCTGGCCTCCTGAGCCCCCGGGCATAGGCGCGGCGGCCCGGACCTCTGCCTTCCGGCAGAGCCCGGCCGCCCGGCACCTGTCTTGCGGCAGAGGCCGACTCCCGCCTTGAGGGCGATGTTTACGCAGGTCAGAGCCATGACGATGGATCCATGTCACGGACCTTCCCGCCTTTTGAAACCCCCTCTCCCTCCGGTGCGGCCCTGCCGGAGCCGGCCGCCCGGGCCATCGGCCTGACCAAGACGTACGGCACGGGCGAGACCCGGGTCACCGCGCTGGACGCGGTGACGGTGGACTTCGCCCGGGGCCGGTTCACCGCCGTCATGGGCCCCTCCGGATCCGGCAAGTCCACGCTGATGCACTGCATGGCCGGCCTGGACCCCGTCACCTCGGGCTCGGCCCGGATCGGCGGGGTCGAGCTGTCCTCCCTGGACGACCGCCGGCTGACCCGGCTGCGGCGCGAGAAGATCGGCTTCGTCTTCCAGGGCTTCAACCTGATGCCGACCCTCACCGCGCTGGAGAACATCACCCTGCCGCTGAGGCTGGCCGGCCGGCGGCCCGACGCCTCCTGGCTGGACACCGTCGTCGCCACCGTCGGCCTCTCCGGCCGGCTCGCGCACCGCCCCGCCGAACTCTCCGGCGGCCAGCAGCAGCGCGTGGCGGTGGCCCGCGCCCTGGCGTCCCGGCCGGAGATCGTCTTCGCCGACGAGCCGACCGGCAACCTCGACTCCCGCTCCGGTGCGGAGGTCCTCGGCTTCCTGCGCGACTCGGT is part of the Streptomyces katrae genome and harbors:
- a CDS encoding sensor histidine kinase — its product is MRFLPLRVRRLGLPRRAVSQILLTQLAIAAGVLVLATGLFLAPLSHQLDDQAMRRALAIAQSAAADPALAAGLLASGPAADSPVQAAAERIRRATGAEYVVVLDLKGIRRSHPSPDRIGLPVSTDPADVLAGHEVMEIDQGTLGRSARGKVPLVAADGEIVGAVSVGIAYDSVRDRLLGAIPGLLAYAGGALAAGALAAFLLSRRIQRQTRDLAFSDIAGLLAEREAMLHSIREGVIALDHDDRVRLVNDEAARLLGLDQDRADALAGRPLDEVLGAGRTSDVLAGRVTGRDLLTVQGPRVLVANRMPTADGGAVATLRDRTELEHLSRELDSTKGLIDALRAQDHEHANHLHTLLGLLELGLHEEAKAFVTEVVGVHRTTAEQVTEKVHDPLLAALLVGKATVAAERGVPLRLAPDSLLPDRLVDPGGLVTILGNLVDNALDAAAGSTAPLVEVGVRAEGRTAVLRVRDSGPGIPAGRREEIFTEGWSTKQPAAHRERGLGLALVRRLAERQGGSARAGEAEDGGAEFSVVLPEALR
- a CDS encoding sensor histidine kinase, yielding MPSPVAESILVSVVSSPFRVRRPLRGPVRAVAETGWVLLAGLGVWAVVGSLGVLPRPYLQLPALAVAGCLFPLRRRFPVPVLLVLAALTGVASCVGPVSAATAYTVARRTVRARTRARLLGAAAALLVVCATLCAPWLGPGPLPYGPALGLVLTPTAVLVPGLVGTSYGQQRRLVRALRERGDAAERARRLADSEARTHERSRIAAEMHDLLGHRLSLISLHAGGLELALERADPELREEAVLVRRTTRDALRELRQALGVLGPLGRDTGPDALTDATGTRADIEALVAGSRDGGIAVRLDWTGPDLDARPAGVRRAVHRVVRESLTNVHRYAGAAHVAVTVAHDEETVRVTVRNGAPPAASAPARALGTGRGLTGLRERVELLGGTFAAAPLPSGGFRVEAVLPAEPGEAPAPRREEVPGAGDGAPAEPPPAERGTAQALTLALGLAGLSVLTALGTLFVYATAPHRDAGPRPLPRVGMTYGDVMGSGVTDNAAVRAAATGREPPRPPGTAGCVYPFNGATESRPGSLTIARYCFDAAQRLVAIDRFTVPSVRDATPWEIP
- a CDS encoding response regulator, encoding MTESAGPIRVLLADDEAMIRAGVRLILRHADGIEVVAEAPDGRQAVELAAVHRPDVVLLDVRMPVLDGLAAIAPLLALNPAPRVVMLTTFGDDDNVVRALREGAAGFLLKDEGPQELISAVRAAAAGDAVLSPGVTGAVISRMLTAGGPHGAAGPPEDDRIARLTGREREVLAMLGEGLSNQGIAARLGIGTGTVKTHVGVILDKTGSASRVQAALLAHRTGLAS
- a CDS encoding ABC transporter ATP-binding protein, with product MSRTFPPFETPSPSGAALPEPAARAIGLTKTYGTGETRVTALDAVTVDFARGRFTAVMGPSGSGKSTLMHCMAGLDPVTSGSARIGGVELSSLDDRRLTRLRREKIGFVFQGFNLMPTLTALENITLPLRLAGRRPDASWLDTVVATVGLSGRLAHRPAELSGGQQQRVAVARALASRPEIVFADEPTGNLDSRSGAEVLGFLRDSVRELGQSVVMVTHDPVAAAHADRVVFLADGRLVDELHEPTSGAVLDRMLAFDARGRTS